The Tachysurus fulvidraco isolate hzauxx_2018 chromosome 4, HZAU_PFXX_2.0, whole genome shotgun sequence DNA window ctctctctctctctctctctctctctctctctctctctctctctctctccatctaacAAATGTCCGCGTGCAGATGCCAGGCTGTCTCGTAATTAATGACAGCGGCTGAGGGATGAATATGGCCGCAGCTTTGTTGGACATTGACAAATCTTCCCGCGTGCACATGAAAAGAAACAGTCCCTGTCCCCTGTGTGAGGGACACAATAGAGACGCGCCAACCTGGCGACGGCCTCCTCCTTTCTTCCCTGGCGCTGCCCGCTGGGCGTTCGACGACTGATGGGCTCCTCTGACTCTCTGTGTTGCGTTAACTAGcctttgtattaaaaaaaaaaaaaaaacaacgaaaaaaaaaccttgattAGCGGCACATAGCACATGCTAGCTAGCATAAGTGAGCACTGCTGCATATGTTCAGTGCGTCAGTTTATCTGAGCCAATATTGCTGTAAAGGCTTTGCAAAGGTGTGATGCATATGGTGTCCGAatttataaaacacatacacacacacacacacacacacacacacacacacacacacacacacacacacatactcacacacacttagcaGCTGCCGCCTTGACAGCTCTTTAGCACGTCACATTTCCAAGGCTTTGTATTTTGTTgaacatttctttaaataacGGGTTACTTTATAATTATTGTTTAGATTTTGTTATATGCACATATTATTTTAGCatgataatcacacacacacacacacacacacacacacacacacacacacacacacattacttaGAAACGTAGCTGCAGTGCTAACTTGATGTTATGACATCGTAACTCACTGAGCTTCATTAACACACCTTCCTTCCTCATTTACTTTAAAACAGTgaacattcatttaaatttatataaaaactttTCAACTTTTTCAGGGTTGTGTGACGAACGTAGCAACAAATGCAAAgtaggaagaaagagagaaatgtgtTGCTTTAAGACTCCGCCAGGTCGAGATACCGTACTCGGCTACTCGGGACGGTCTACTGTATATCGCTGACGATggtgaaaagaaagaagaggaaatgCCGGTTTAATAAGAATAAAGTTTTAATTTAGGAAATCATGTCCAAAACTGTACAAAAAATCAACTGTACAAAACTTCACATACTATATTCACATTTGGCTTTTTCGCTTGAGATCCTGGAACAATGcacaacatttttgttttttttgtgaggagcagaacattatatacattataaacattgGGAAGCTCTTCGCTCCAAGTTTGAGTCCATGTTTCGATACGTTCTAGATGTTCACTTGCTCATGGAAAGGCCGTGCAGGCTGGCGGTAGACACGGGTAAAGGTTGGCACAGGGAGCACGGACACGGCATGCCGGGAAAGTGCCGGTACGAGCTGGCCAAATGCAGCGGGTCCTTCAGTAAGCTTGGGATTGGTGGCGCGTGGAAGCCCAGATATCCTGCTGATGGAGGAGAATGGGGAGTTTGAGCTGTAGCCGCGTGCATGCTGGTGTGCTGAAGGGGGGTGGAGCTCACGGCTGTGGCTCCACCTGCTAAGGAGTGCAAGGACTGGGCCAGAGGGTGCAGGGATGGAGCTAAGACGGGCCTCGGGGCATGGTTTTGAGCCACACTGGATCCGTACACCTCGCCCACTAGCTTCTTCATCTCCTCCAAGGAACTGGAGAGCATGAGGATGTAGTTGCGTGCCAGAAGGAGGGTGGAGATCTTGGACAGCTTACGCACTGAGGGGCCTTGGGCGTACGGCATGACTTCGCGGAGGCCGTCCATGGCTTGGTTGAGGTCGTGCATGCGTTTCCTCTCGCGGCTGTTAACCTTGAGGCGCAACTCCTGAAGGTCTGCTTTGGAGACCTCTGGACGGTTCTGAAGTTTCCCCAAAGAAGATGGGGATCCGTCGGAGGCTTTCTCTGCATGCTGGAACACCTTGCCAGAGAAGAAGCTGGAGTCAACGGTGAGGTCTGGGGACGAGGAGCGACTGCAGGTGGAGCCGGTGTCGGAATCCATCTCAGCAGATCAGAACAAAATAACAAGATGCTTGACAAAAAGCTTTAGTTGGATATCCCGGCGGTCACAAGACGTCCTTCACAGCTGAAGCAATGATCAACGTTCTGCAGTCAGAAACCTCTCTGCGCCACTCGACTCGGCAAAGCTGAACAGTAGGACACTTTGGTGTAGCCGAACTGGAAGGAACACACACCCCGTCCTCTCATCTGTCTATGTGAGAGTGTCTCAGCGGAGGTTCTCTGGTTTGACCGGATCGCTTCAGCACGGCTTTTTATAGACCTCTCACCCACAAAGACACAATGAGATGCATAATGTGACTGGAGACCTGGAGCCAATGACAGAGGGGACACACtttcacccacacccacacacaccctccttaGCAAATACACCCCCCaaatccacccacacacacacacacacacacacacacacacacacacacacacacacacacacacacacacacacacacacacacacacacgtgcatacacatacacattaacacTTTGTTTTaacagaacaacacaaacaaccaGAGTATCAAAGCAATAAAAATTCATTTGCAtctcgtgtttttttttaaattctgtttataATTCTGTTCGAAGTGTTCAAAGTATTATTGAACCGTTTTAACTGACTAGCCGAAATGCGTTGCATAACCGTTAGCTTCAGAATTCTCTATTTACCGAAAACACTGTAACTCTTATcgtatcacatactgtacatacaactacAATTCGGTATTcagctgcattttatttttccttcacCTTTATATTGTTTGCATTTAAAGTCAattatctgtttaaaaaaattctctcaAAATTCTACACTCAAAATATCCAATCCGTAAACTTAGTCAACTTTTTTAACCTAAGTCTGTTTTAGCGGTTTGGTGCACATTAAATGCACGTCTCACATTTCGATCCGAATTTTATTCGCATTTCTGGTCATAACCGGAATACTCGACGAGGCTGCGGTTCAGTGATAGGCAAGAAAGTGGAATCTACACAATCCCCTACAGGCATTACCAtaacctgtatctgcatgtttACTGCAGCAATGCATAGTTTATTACATGATTTCCGCACATCATCTTAAAACTCTTTGCCGCCTTTGACGCCGTGCGTCTCTTTATGTCTTGTTTATGATCCGCTCGACTCGGCTGTCTTTGCTCTCTTCCTTACGTCTCCAGGAATGAGTATAAGAGTCGGCGTGAGTGTGTAAACTTCAACGGCGTCCGCATTAATGGTAAACTAGCCACGATTCAGTGCCAACCAAAGACGTTCTAGGGCGGCTCGAAGCGCGAAATCGTCCTGCCGAGAGTGgaagagggaggagaggggaggaggtAGTTAAAGAGACACTAAAATGTGGCTCGTGTATTGTGTGTTCCTCTCCGGGTCATAAAAACTCCACAGCCAGCCAGAAGCCCGTGGGATGCTGCTATTACCCCCCTGCTATGTGCTTAAGCTTCTAGAGCGTTCATTAgcatcactatcacacactGCGTAATGCACTCCCACACTCACAGATCATGTGGAGGAGAAACTAGTCAGGCTgtaggctcacacacacacacacacacacacacacacacacacacacacacacacacacacacacacacacacacacacacacacacagatggcaAACAGAAGTAAGCAAAAACTGAACAGAGATGAAATGATGAGAAAGTCGCAGCTCATCAGCTCATACGTAATTCCCAGACTCACTTCAGAGATTtgattcttttttcccctccactGTTTAAGTGAATCGAGTGAATCAAGTGAATCAAACAGTGCAGGTTTTGATTCAGTCGATTTCTCACGCAGACCAGTGTAGATGAATTACCACATTTCAACCACCAAAGCCCCGAGGATCATTAAACCGAAACCTTTATATCGTTAAAGACGGGTTATTTAAGCGTGTAGGTGAAACTAATACTGAAACtcttacaaaaacacatttgaagtCATTTAAGAGAGcaaatcatatactgtacaaattgACTAACATTACTACTAATAGTTAGTAGTATCTATTTTCTTtgccaatttttatttttttattttttttacaaatgtcaTTGTAGCTGACTACAAAATAAACCTTCACGTTATCGGGTCATTTATCTCTTTCTGTATGATTCTTTAAGAGCTCAATCAGCTCACTTCACTGATTCATTCCAAACTGAATCAAATAATTCCTTTAATGGATTCATACTGTACCTTGCAGCTTAGACACCGTTCTGTTCTAACAGAAAACTTACAAGAGTCATTTGGGACTAAAAACATCAACACTAGCAGTGCTCATTATGGCTTACTTTAGTGATTTGATTCTTTTATTCAGTGAATCATATTATGGTTGATTCATGATTCAGCATGGTGCTGGCAGCAGCCTAAACCAGCACACCACTAAAGATGAgtgaaatattacaaaattaaacatttaaacgaCATTACGTTTAAGATCGGCCGAGTCATTTGTGATTGCATGGCGATTTGTTTAGTTCAATTAAAGGAGTtggttaaataaaacaaaataaaaacaacaaattgtTTATGAAGCACCTATAAgtaattttttgttaaacaaatGTTAGATAAAATCTAATAATAGTAAAGTATATGATTGCTAAATGTAAAGTAGCTTTcgcattaatgttttatttaatgatcCGATTTCTACATTCAAAGTGATTCACCCAATTCAAATAAAGGAATCATTTGAAAATGACTCGTTATTGAatcccttttcttttctcacagAATAGTACATGAAAGCCGTAGTTACACCTGTTAGTGTGCAGGACCGTGCAGGATCACGCTATGGCGATATATCGACACGGTGAGTCTTGATTCATTGAATTCACTTAATGGATTCATATGAAAAGTGAAGAATCATTTGCAAATCTCCcgtcaatactgtatgtgtaaagaTTGCAGAAAAGCTGAGCGAATGAGTGAATGCTGGAAcaaggtaggtagatagatagatagatagatagatagatagatagatagatagatagatagatagatagatagatagatagatagatagatagatagatagatagatagatagatggatagatagatagatagatagatagatagaagttttcaagatagatagattagatagattagatagatagatagatagatagatgaattagatagatagatagatagatagatagatagatagatagatagatagatagatagatagatagatagatagatagatagatgaattagatagatagatagatagatagatagatagatagatagatagatagatagatagatagatagatagatagaagttttcaagattgatagatagatagatagatagatagatagatagatagatagatagatagatagatagatagattagatagatagattagttagatagatagatagatagatagatagatagatagatagatagatagatagatagacagatagatagatagatagattagttagatagttagatagatagatagatagatagatagatagatagatagatagatagatagatagatagatagatagatagatagatagatagaagttTTCAAGATTGCAGATAAAGTCCTTGACTATGTTCTACAAAAGACACCAAGTAAACAGAAGGACTTGTGAGAAAGTCTTCTAGATGTTTTAACACTTTCTCTCCGAGTGTGTTTTATTATCCTTGGTGTCGCAGCATTACCTATTAACTCTgtaactgttttgttttgtgaaagagaaaagacaaAGATCCACCTCAGGCCGTTTTCTCTGCAGGTGTCCGAACCTCTCCGCACTCtctgtgtgttgctgtgtgtgttgttgtcaGCACATATTGTATCGCCGAGcattgtgttcctgtgtgtgtgtgtgtgtgtgtgtgtgtgtgtctgttgtgagCATATGGATGTTCTCATGGTGCGGGCGCAAAGCCAGCACACGAGCAGACCTCAGCCAGGCCTAATTAAAGCCTGGCACGACACCGCGTGTTAGTTACGGCCGTCCGCTCGCCTAAATTACCCTCACATCACACTCGCATTAACTGCCAAACACAAAGAGGACGGTTCATAGGTGTTGCAGTAGGGAGCGAAAGCGCTGTTTCGATTCTCAGATTAAAGCGTCGATtcgttttctgtaacagcagctcgaAGTGCAGCGCCGTTGTTTTAGTACAGtgtcgtttccatagcaacgcCTAACGCGGTTACCACATAAACAGATTGAAAAGAGTTTCATTACCTTTATTAATAGACTTTTTTCTGCTTTGGAAAACTACTCGAATTGGTGAGATCAAAAGGAGCAGGCAGTTTCAGCCGGATGACGTCATGCGGCGCGTCTCGGCCCGAACCCGCGGAAATTCTGCGggaatttttaaacatttttctttcgGGAAATAAAAAAGTCCCTCAGAATGCTATAACtgaatgttgtaaaaaaatgaGTCAAcacttttgaccaatcagaatgcagcacCACTGTGATGTAAACGTCGTTCAGATGTACAGTCTTGTTGTTTATAAGGTGAAATGATATATTAGTCGTATTCTGTAGTCacgctggtgtgtgtgtgtgtgtgtgtgtgtgtgtgtgtgtgtgtgtgtgtgtgtgtgtgtgtgtgtgtgtgtgtgtttcggatCTGACTGCGCTCAATATATGCATGAGGATGAGCGAAGAGTCTCATTCTTATTCATGTGTGTACTCTAGCTACAGgccacacagtgtgtgtgtgtaagagagagagagagagagagagagagagagagagagagagagagagagagagagagagagagagagagagagagagagagagagagagagagagagagagagagagagagagagagagagagagagagcaggattAGACTTTCATGAATGCATGAAAGAGTATCAACTCCTCTATCCATGTCTAAGATAATCCCTCTGTCTTTAACCTGGTATTAAAGTGTTTGACTTTCCTCTCAGAGcattgagtgtgtgtctgcgtgtgtgcgtgtgcgcgcgcgcgtgtgtgtgtgtgtgtgtgtgtgtgtgtgtgtgcgtgtgtgtgctcgaGAGGGTACGAGCGACTCAAAGGGTTCAGGTGAGCAGAAAATAAAGAGTCGTGTGTTTCCAGGATCagaggatcacacacacacacacacacacacacacacacacacacacacacacacacacacacacacacacacacacacacacacacacacacacacacacacacaaaggcagataaatacaattatttaaaagGTTCAGAGAGGGGATCCTCTATAATCCCTGTCGAGAACACGAACAAACAGAGCATTTTCACACAAAACCTCCTTCTGAGCGACGGAACCTTTTTGTTGAAGACGTTTTTAATGAGATTTTATTAGTCACCCGAGAGCTTTGCTAACGCAGCTTAGCCTCCTGTACTGGATCTCTCACAACCTGCAATACAGTAAAGATCCTTAATCACTGAAATGAGCACAAAAATTAAAAGATCTAAAGATAATTCATGAGTTTACTTAAATGAAGTGCTTACttaatgtgtgtgggtgtgtgtgtgtgtgtgggtgtgggtgtgtgtgtgtgtgcgtgatttATTAACTCGTGCCTAGCTAACCTAACGGCGGTATTTAAAGTACATCAGGACAAGCATTGCCTCAAGTGCTTTACAACCGCCACTAACGAGCCCCATCACTTTCCCTAACAGAGGGAGAGATAgttagagggagagagagagagggggagagagagagggagaaagagagagagagaaagagggggatgAGATGAAAAGTGTGCCAGCAGGCTGTCTGCTGTAAAAGCCTCATTCAAGTGTCTGTGTTGTTATAAATCACTGTACAACcagactaaagagagagagagagagagagagagagagagagagagagagagagagagagagggagggagggagggagagagaagggaggCATTTACTTCATAGCACTTCAGCGTtctgttatttttaatcatttttgtctttgtttctttctttctttttgaagTGGTCaatttttagtttatttcatCTGTACAGAAGAACAAGTGCAAAAAAGTCACTgcctgtctctcttctctctctctctctctctctctctctccctccgtctctttctctctctctctctctctgtctctctctctctctctccgtctctgtctctttctctctctctctccgtctctctctctctctctcgctctctctgtctctttctctctctctctctctctctctgtctctttctctctctctctgtctctctctctctctctctctctctctctctctctctctctctctctctctctctctctctctcacttctatCTACCTTCTCAAATCAGTCACTTGTCAACTGAACAAGTGCAGGAATCTGTTTGGTGCCTGATCTGAAGTAAACTAAAACTTCCCATAAAAGGAATTCTGGTTAtgtgtttgctttaaaaaacaaacaaacaaacaaacaaaacaaataagtgtttcgtttctgtctgtctgtctgtctgtctgtctgtctgtctgtctgtctgtctgtctgttcctctctctgtaTTTGTAACTGTGaccatctgtgtgtttttaacgCTGCTGTCACTATGTCATTACTCTcactctgcagtgtgtgtgtgtgtgtgtgtgtgtgtgtgtgtgtgtgtgtgtgtgtgtgtgtgtgtgtgtgtgtgtggacacaaaAGAAGTTGATCTCTTCATTAGAATTCAGCAGAGTTAAAATCTCCTTTAATTCTTAGGCTCACTGCGAGTCACTCGATATCACttaaacacatcaaaacacacacacacacacacacacacacacacacacacacacacacacacacacacacacacacacacacacactacaaccaTATCAGTTTAACAACAGTCCCATGTTTATTACATCCATGCtcattttttaatacataaatatatatttgtaaaaaaaaaattattcagaaCGTTTGTCGTCGTTAGTCGTTAGTTGTTAAGAGCTTCACAGTACTGAAGAATTCTCAGATCAGATGGTCAGAAGGAAGGC harbors:
- the olig4 gene encoding oligodendrocyte transcription factor 4, coding for MDSDTGSTCSRSSSPDLTVDSSFFSGKVFQHAEKASDGSPSSLGKLQNRPEVSKADLQELRLKVNSRERKRMHDLNQAMDGLREVMPYAQGPSVRKLSKISTLLLARNYILMLSSSLEEMKKLVGEVYGSSVAQNHAPRPVLAPSLHPLAQSLHSLAGGATAVSSTPLQHTSMHAATAQTPHSPPSAGYLGFHAPPIPSLLKDPLHLASSYRHFPGMPCPCSLCQPLPVSTASLHGLSMSK